GGCCATGATATCCACACCACGGTGGGTTTGGGTACAGCCATGGTGTTATCCCAACTCAACGGCGCTTTACCAGGCCCGGTGCGTTTTCTGTTCCAGCCCGCCGAAGAAATTGCCCAAGGGGCAGGTTGGATGGTAGCAGATGGCGTCATGGATCAAGTCACAGCGATTTTATCCGTTCATGTCTTTCCGTCGATTCCCGCTGGTTCTGTCGGCATCCGCTATGGAGCCCTGACTGCGGCGGCTGATGATTTAGAAATTTTGATTGTGGGTGAGTCGGGTCATGGGGCGCGCCCCCACGAAGCGATCGATGCGGTTTGGATTGCGGCTCAAGTCGTGACTAACTTGCAACAAGCCATTAGCCGTACCCAAAATCCCCTCCGTCCCGTGGTTTTGACGTTTGGGCAGATTAATGGGGGACGGGCTCCTAATGTGATTGCTGACCAAGTGCGTCTTCAAGGAACTGTGCGATCGCTCCATCCTGAAACTCGCAGCAATCTGCCCGAATGGATTGAGCAAATTGTCGCCAATGTTTGCCAAACCTATGGTGCCAAATACGAGCTGCACTATCGTCGGGGAGTGCCTTCAGTCCAGAATGATCCAGCCTTGACCCAGTTGCTAGAAGCAGCGGCTCATGAAGCTTGGGGGAGCGATCGCGTACAGATTTTACTAGAGCCTTCCTTAGGCTCCGAAGATTTCTCTCTTTATTTAGAACATGCTCCTGGCAGCATGTTTCGCTTGGGTGTGGGCTATCCCGATAAATTCAATTACCCATTACACCATCCTCAATTTGAGGTGGATGAGTCGGCAATTTTAACCGGAGTTGTTACTCTAGCCCATGCTGTTTACAAGTACTGGCAACGAGAGCATCGTTAGGACGGGAACGGCCTTGGCTAACACTCCAACCATGCTCAACCAACCTCAATCAGGTGAGCATTCTGCCCTACGAGAGATCAACTAGGAGAAAAGCTTAGCTAAATTGGCTGGTAAGGCAGAATTGAGAAGAATTAAATTCATGGCTTCACCTACACCCTTAAAAGGTACAGATCTGATTGACTGTGCCAAAGCGAATGCCAAACAAGGAGTTGAAACTGCTGCTTATTTCTGCGGCTATGGCAGTGATTTGAATACATTTGAACAGGAATTGCACCAAGCCTGCCAAGACATTGGGGTGAATATTAACGAGCTGAGCGATCTGATTACAGATCAACAACAGCTAATCCAGTTCGCAGGCACTGAGGTCTCCCCTGATAGTCCCTCATCTTTATAAAGTACTAGGCTGTCTGATTTAGGTCTTGCAACAGCCCTCTCTGTTAGATTGAGCACAACACAATTGTAGGGGTACCTCCGGTAGGTGCCCTTTTGTATTGAGTAGGGCCAAGATAGGTTCCTTGCAATTCTCTACTTGGGGCGCTGATAGAGAAATCTATAATAAAGGTCAGTACAACGAAGCAACCTTTATGAGCGCCTGCTGTGAAAAAA
This DNA window, taken from Trichocoleus sp. FACHB-46, encodes the following:
- a CDS encoding M20 family metallopeptidase, whose amino-acid sequence is MLSQIKEIAHTLAPRLIEIRRHLHSHPELSGQEYQTAAYVAGVLSSCGLHVQEAVGKVGVVGELPNQGTDPRLLAIRTDMDALPIQERTGLEFASRQPGIMHACGHDIHTTVGLGTAMVLSQLNGALPGPVRFLFQPAEEIAQGAGWMVADGVMDQVTAILSVHVFPSIPAGSVGIRYGALTAAADDLEILIVGESGHGARPHEAIDAVWIAAQVVTNLQQAISRTQNPLRPVVLTFGQINGGRAPNVIADQVRLQGTVRSLHPETRSNLPEWIEQIVANVCQTYGAKYELHYRRGVPSVQNDPALTQLLEAAAHEAWGSDRVQILLEPSLGSEDFSLYLEHAPGSMFRLGVGYPDKFNYPLHHPQFEVDESAILTGVVTLAHAVYKYWQREHR